In the genome of Populus nigra chromosome 9, ddPopNigr1.1, whole genome shotgun sequence, one region contains:
- the LOC133702999 gene encoding monolignol oxidoreductase AtBBE-like 13: MVPSRSSILSILVVLLLSPLIVSLPIQDRFLKCLSKYSDTSFPFSTVLYTPQNSSFTSVLQSYAQNLRFTLPSVPKPEFIFTPLQESHIHDVVICSKQLGIHLRVRSGGHDYEGLSYVSEIEKPFIVVDLAKLRSISVDVKHNRAWVQVGATNGELYYRISEKSKTHGFPAGTCTSVGMGGHISGGAYGAMLRKYGLGADNVVDAHLIDVHGRLLNRKLMGEDLFWAIRGGAGGSFGIVTAWKLKLVPVPSTVTVFTVTKTLEQGATKILYRWQEIADKLDEDLLIRVLIQTANVTSQGKRTIATSYNSLFLGDASRLLQIMQRSFPELGLTRKDCIETNWINSTVFMALLQNNTPPEVFLQRKDPNRGYFKAKSDYVKKPVSEKALEGLWEKLFEVESPLLVFTPYGGMMSQISESQTPFPHRKGTKFMILYYTGWQDAKENVAKHIDWTRMVYNYMKPYVSKNPREAYVNYRDLDLGMNNNSNSSFIEASAFGTKYFKDNFYRLVHVKTKVDPDNFFRHEQSIPPLPLHMRERN; the protein is encoded by the coding sequence ATGGTGCCTTCTAGATCTTCCATACTTTCAATACTTGTGGTCCTACTCCTATCTCCATTAATAGTTTCACTTCCAATTCAGGATAGGTTTCTAAAATGTCTCTCAAAATATTCAGATacatcctttcctttttccACTGTCTTGTATACTCCACAAAACTCTTCTTTCACTAGTGTCTTACAATCTTATGCTCAAAACCTCAGGTTCACCTTGCCTTCAGTACCGAAACCTGAGTTTATCTTCACTCCTTTACAAGAATCTCACATCCACGATGTTGTTATTTGCTCTAAGCAGCTTGGAATTCACCTTAGAGTCCGTAGCGGAGGCCATGATTATGAGGGACTCTCTTATGTTTCAGAAATCGAGAAACCTTTCATTGTTGTAGACCTTGCAAAACTACGGTCCATCAGCGTTGATGTTAAGCATAATAGGGCGTGGGTTCAGGTGGGTGCCACGAATGGTGAACTTTACTACAGAATTTCTGAGAAAAGCAAAACCCATGGCTTCCCAGCTGGCACTTGCACAAGCGTAGGTATGGGTGGGCACATTTCAGGAGGTGCATATGGTGCCATGTTGCGAAAATATGGCCTTGGAGCGGACAACGTCGTTGATGCACATCTAATTGATGTTCATGGTAGACTTCTCAACCGAAAACTCATGGGCGAAGATCTTTTCTGGGCCATCAGAGGAGGTGCAGGGGGGAGCTTCGGAATTGTCACCGCCTGGAAGTTAAAATTGGTTCCCGTACCATCAACCGTGACAGTATTTACCGTTACCAAGACGTTAGAGCAAGGTGCAACTAAGATCCTTTATAGATGGCAAGAAATTGCTGATAAACTAGACGAGGATCTTCTCATCAGAGTACTCATTCAGACAGCTAACGTCACCTCCCAAGGTAAAAGAACTATTGCTACTTCTTACAATTCCTTGTTTCTTGGTGATGCCAGCAGGCTTCTTCAGATAATGCAGCGCAGCTTTCCTGAATTGGGTTTGACACGAAAAGATTGTATCGAAACAAACTGGATCAATTCCACTGTATTTATGGCTTTGCTCCAAAATAATACTCCTCCTGAAGTTTTCCTTCAAAGAAAAGACCCGAACAGGGGGTATTTCAAAGCCAAATCGGACTATGTCAAAAAACCCGTTTCTGAAAAGGCACTTGAAGGGTTATGGGAGAAGTTATTTGAAGTAGAGAGTCCTCTACTAGTGTTTACTCCTTATGGTGGAATGATGAGCCAAATTTCAGAATCTCAGACTCCTTTCCCTCATAGAAAAGGTACCAAGTTCATGATTCTGTACTATACCGGTTGGCAAGATGCAAAGGAAAACGTTGCAAAGCATATAGATTGGACTAGGATGGTTTACAATTACATGAAACCTTATGTCTCGAAGAACCCAAGGGAAGCATATGTGAATTACAGGGATCTTGATTTGGGCATGAACAACAATTCTAACTCAAGTTTTATTGAAGCGAGTGCTTTTGGTACTAAGTACTTCAAGGATAACTTCTACAGGTTGGTGCATGTGAAGACCAAAGTTGATCCTGATAATTTCTTCAGGCACGAACAAAGCATTCCACCACTTCCACTGCACATgagagaaagaaattga